From the genome of Dermochelys coriacea isolate rDerCor1 chromosome 1, rDerCor1.pri.v4, whole genome shotgun sequence:
GAGGCTTGAGAGCTGTAAATACTGACTTCCTGTTGCAAGTTGTGCCGTGGGAAAATCATCGTTATGCATTAAATCTCAAAATTTCCCACGTTATCTTCAGCCAaagttctcctcctccccaggtaCGTTTAAGTGCGTGTGTGAACGGGACGTAATTTACACATCCCAATTTAACCCACCGCTAGGTCCTCTTAGAAAAAAGAGAGGGCGAAATCCTGTCCCCGCCGATGTcagttatttgttttgtttgtttgatttttgttacGCCGATTTGTGTAAGAGGTGGATTTCACCTTTTGGCGTACATACGATTCCTACCGGATCTTTTGGAGATAATCAAACCCTTTTTTGACTTTGTGGGTGGCTCTGAAAAGAGCCTTTAGGTTAGTTTTAAAGTCGAAGTGTTTATTTCTCAGTCAGCTTTACTTGCTCTTGGGCTTGTGGCTCTCGGTTTTCTTGGGCAGCAGCACGGCCTGGATGTTGGGCAGGACACCCCCTTGAGCGATCGTGACTTTCCCCAACAGCTTGTTGAGCTCTTCGTCGTTTCGGATGGCGAGCTGCAGGTGACGGGGGATGATCCTGGTTTTCTTGTTGTCCCGAGCCGCGTTGCCGGCCAGCTCCAGAATCTCAGCGGTCAGATACTCCAGCACCGCGGCCATATAGACCGGGGCGCCAGCCCCCACCCGCTCCGCATAATTGCCTTTGCGGAGCAGCCGGTGCACACGGCCCACCGGGAACTGCAGCCCAGCCCGCGAGGAGCGAGACTTCGCCTTAGCCCGCACCTTACCTCCCTGCTTTCCTCGGCCCGACATTTGCGATTCACGTTCTGCCCAACACCCTTTGCTCGGgaaaagaaatgcaaagtaaACCCAGGGACAGCCGGCAGCCGCCCTTATAGTTCTTCCGTTTTCAGAGTCAAACGATGTGTGATAAGCTGGAGACTTGCCTTGTCTGAACAGCCAATGGGGAAGCGGATCTAACTGTGACCATTGGTGAAGCAGGATGTGTCTGGTGGGAATGGGGTGGCGTTTGCTTCTCATCgaattaaaaaaagggggggggggagctcggcACCATTTTTCCACGCTGTTATTGCTGACTGAATATTAAGGGAGTTTTCTTTGTGTATTTACAGATTCGAAATGTCTGCAACGGGTCTTGTACATTGGCGCTCAGTGACGTGGACCACTCGTTGAAGGTGCTCTTCAAATTTAGTttctttaaatcaatttaattgaTAAGTTTACTTCAAACAAAACCCTAGTCCCTCTACCTTCGAGACTATCTTGCGGAGATAATTAAGTCAGGACACTGATAAATGGACCAGCTATTGATATAACAGTAAGGATAGCTGTAGTCAGAAAGACTGGCTAAAGTGAGTATTCCATAACAGCAGTGCATTCAGTTTATAGAAAGACACacaagagcatatctttaaatatCCAGCGGGTGAGAAATAATTTTGTCAGCAGATGACATGGGGTAATTGAGGTGTAATGCATAATGATCATTCTCCCACAGTGGGACTTTTAACAGGAACAGTCATTATTTGTATATGCATCTCGCGTCCCCCACACAACTTTCTTTTAGAGATTGTTGTCAGATTTACGAGAATAAAGGTCTCCAAATGACTGGTGCATCTGTTTGAAAGTCAAATAGAAAATCCCCGAGACGTAGTTTTGTACCGAGCTAGTATTCAAAACCTTCCCCTACTCCTCTGACCGAGCAAAGGGGATTAGGCATCTCTccttgaaggggttaaaagcagagCTTGTCACTGGGCAATCCTTGCATAGCGCGGGCTTTTCAAACTCCCACAGGGTTTGTAATTGACTAATCCTTGCATAGCGCGGGCTTTTCAAACGCAGGAAGTGGTTTTTAATCCGCGCCCAGAAGCAAGATAGAGAACGGATCTTTGCTTCTAAAATCGCCAACGTTTTCTCCCGCTTCCCTCCCTGTTCTCGGAGACGTAGGCAGATATGCGTTTTCACGATAATCTTATGGCTTTGTAGATCAGTCCCCTAACGGCAGCATTTATACGGAGGGAATGATTGGCTCCCGCACTAATCCCCTTTAACTGTTTTACAAAATGCATCTTCCTAATCGATTTAATATAGTATCTCAAAATAATATTAGCAATTATTATGAGGTTATTAATGCCCCCATAATGCTGCTTTCTAGAAAATGCGCTCCACTCTTCCCGTAAGTCCACTTTCCTGTACCTCCGCGACTGCTGGAGGAACTGGCCAGAGACTGCGTCTGAGGACACCATCTACAGCTAAATGCTGCTAACTAAATACCTTCAATACTGTAAAACTATTACTTCTATATTCTAAACCAAATATGAATTAACACAAAAGGTAGGAGTCCCATTAAGGTTTGCTGTGTGTTACCTGAGGCACGGTTTTACTTGTGGTTTTCAGACCTTCATGATTCAACCCCGCACCTCGATGTGAGTTAGCAGGGAAATAGAGGCGTATCTAATAGAGTGACACACGTTGCTTAAATCAAAAATTtcagtacaaactatttttttcctcgTTCGTCTTCCTTCCCGTGCTGATTAGACTGATCCAGCTCTTACTGTGAAAGGATGGGTGGCTCTGAAAAGAGCCGTTGTTAattaagcgggggggggggggggagaaagactcTTAACCACCAAATCCGTACAGAGTGCGCCCCTGGCGTTTCAGAGCATAAACCACATCCATGGCTGTGACCGTCTTACGCTTGGCATGTTCAGTGTAAGTAACAGCATCGCGAATCACGTTCTCTAGAAACACCTTCAACACGCCACGCGTCTCTTCATAAATCAGTCCCGAAATACGTTTTACTCCCCCACGGCGCGCCAAACGACGAATAGCCGGCTTTGTAATACCTTGGATATTATCACGAAGAACCTTCCGATGGCGTTTAGCGCCCCCCTTTCCAAGTCCCTTACCACCTTTACCACGTCCAGACATAACTAGCCGAGTACTACCCCACAACAACAAACAAGCTATAAAACAACCTATCTGTGAACTATGTTAGCGCATGTGGGCTCGTCTCGCTATATACAATTGAGGCAGACCGAATTGGAAACTGCAAAGAGGCGGTTCCATTCTAGTGgtctcccctttccttcccccactgacCTCTGTACAATGCTAATTTAGAAGAAAAGAGCGGGAGAgcattcccctcccccgccctcggCTACCGACTGCTTCTTTTAAAATTCGGAAatcttttgattacaaatatatacattttgttCTGTAGTATTTCCTGAAATTTTTTACTTGTGTACATTACTAAATCCTACCTAATTATTGGAATCCCAGCTTTTCCAGCAATACAGGTCCCTTGAAACTCCTTAAAATAACAGCCACATTCAAAATGTGACTTTTATTTGTCATTGGTGTATTTTCACTTTTGGAGGATCTTCCAGAAAAAGTGTTTCACACCATGGcctatttcttttgaaaatgctccttagatttttcaaaagttgcAGTCTGCAGCAAAATGTGGCCGATCAGATTTCCTGATCCATCTTTCTCCTACCCCACATTCACTGCCATTTTCCAAAGCATGCATAAAGAGGGCTAATGTGATAAATACGCCTTAATTTCATCCGAAGGATGTGCTAAAATGGCATTTATTACCACTTCCAGTATCTGACATTCCATTAGTTATGTATAGAAAATTGGTGAGTATGCGAGCGTCACCTCTTTCTAATGCTTTTCTATATTCTCAGTGACCTCTAACACCTGCCATCTGCACTGGAATTCACACAGGCCCAGgtaccctctctctctcctttctgatgCACTATTGGACaattgatctgaaatcagcaagactAAATGCAATATCGATATGTGCAAAGTACTacccttaggaaggaaaaatcaagcatacaactacaaaatggggattagctgtctaggtcaggggtgggcaaactttctggcaccagggccacattggggttgcaaaactgtatggagggctggatagggaaggctgtgccttcccagaCAGTCTGGCCCCCTCCCATCCAACCCAccttctccttgtcccctaaccacctctcctcccaggaccccagtccccatccaacccccctgctcctagtcccccaacccctatccacaccccttaACAGCTCCCCTTATTCCCCATACCCTGACAGTCACACCCCCTgaagaacctccgccccatccagccactccctgtcccctgaccgcccccaggaCTCCCCGCCCCTTTTCCAACCCCCCGGcgctggcccccttaccatgcactcagagcagcatgtcgaGCAGCGTGTCTAGCAGCCATACCACCCAGCCAGTGCTAGACATGCTGCCGCTCTGCTGGGCAGGAGCGCACAGCTCCTCCACCCAAAGCAAGGTCCGCGCTGCAGCATGGCTTCAGGGGAAGGGGTACAGTGGAGGAGGGGCCATAGGCTAGcaaccctggccaggagctcaagggccaggcaggatggtcccacaggccagatgtggcctgcggggcATAGTTTGCTCACTTCTGgtctaggtggtagtactgaTAGAGATGATCTGGGAGTTAGAGTGGAAtacaaattgaatgagagtcaacaatgtgatgcagttatgaaaaaggcaacattctgggatgtattaacaggtaTGTTGCATGCAAGACACAGGAGACAATTGTCCCACTTTACTGAGCACAGtcaaggcctcaactggaatactaCATTCAGTTTTAGGCAACACACTTTATGAAAGACATGGATAAATAGGAGAgaccagaggagagtaacaaaaataataaaaggtttagaaagctGACTAACTGGGTGCAGACTCACCAGCAGTGCCTCCTACTGattgtccttgggaattagcattccagcctccagagtgccctcttcaggctggtgtctcaccttgctgctggctcccatgttGTCTCCCAGGACTCCAGTGCCCatcttgggtgctgccccctggcactacccccacagttctgggtctcccccttccAGGGAACCCCTCACCCACTACccctaccttgcctcagtcataggctcctgccagtcaccagctagcccccacaccctggggcagactgcagtatgagctACTCATCACCCATAAGGTTGGGATTTgggcctgctgcctctgcctacccgtaGCTGCCCACTACAACCCCCATATCTA
Proteins encoded in this window:
- the LOC119851093 gene encoding histone H4; the encoded protein is MSGRGKGGKGLGKGGAKRHRKVLRDNIQGITKPAIRRLARRGGVKRISGLIYEETRGVLKVFLENVIRDAVTYTEHAKRKTVTAMDVVYALKRQGRTLYGFGG
- the LOC119850963 gene encoding histone H2A.J-like: MRSKRHPIPTRHILLHQWSQLDPLPHWLFRQGKSPAYHTSFDSENGRTIRAAAGCPWVYFAFLFPSKGCWAERESQMSGRGKQGGKVRAKAKSRSSRAGLQFPVGRVHRLLRKGNYAERVGAGAPVYMAAVLEYLTAEILELAGNAARDNKKTRIIPRHLQLAIRNDEELNKLLGKVTIAQGGVLPNIQAVLLPKKTESHKPKSK